AATCCCTAGAATATGTCTTACTGGGATATTTGAAATATCATGGTCTTCGAAATTTGCATCTGAATTGCGAATGTGTGGAGAACTTTCATGGTAACTGACATTAAAGAAGGATTATATGAGGGGAAGAGCTGACTTTCTCTTTCAACATCTGTTAAAGAAGGTATTGTTTTATTGATAATGATAAGGAAGGAAATTAAGTGTTTAATACTCTCGTTGTGTACAGGGCAAGGGAAGTCCTTTGTTCAGTGAGGGGCATCAAGTTGAAGTGAGTCATTTTGCAAGAAACTTTAGTGGATCCTGGAATCCAGCTACTGTTCTTAAAGTGATTGGTGCTACACATTTTCTAGTACAGTACATGCATATTGGAAAGGATGATGAACCGGCCACTGAGATTCTAGATTCACAATATATTCGGCCATCACGCGACATCACCAATATGGATTCTAGGTACAGATTTTCTCCTGCATCTCATGTTGAGGTCCTTCATGAAGGTGGCTGGTGGCCTGCTATTATTGTGAAGGTTTTAGGTTCTGAAATCAACAAGTATGTAGTGAACTTGAAGAATCCCAAGACAGACATGGATGACGTGGAACCTGTGGATGTTCTGACGGTGGAAAGTACGCAGCTACGGCCACGGTTTGACTGGGACGGTAAAAACTGGGTACGCTGCTTGAAAAAGGTACACATAGTGCATATTCCGTATTTTGTCTTCTGTCATTCTTTTCTAGTGTTTTTTTCCTTGATAGAAAATAGAATGCTATTTAGTTCTGTCATTGCATGCATTTCATAGCCTTTTTTTAAGTGTGTATCGATGAAGGAGCAGGTGGCCTCAAACAAACTATAGTTGACTGCAACAACTATATTATACTTAGTTTTTGTCATTCAGATTTCAAAGGAACTTGTCAATATTGCCTTTCTTTGGCTCCTCTTATCACTATTATTGCAACATGTTATTCACTTAGCCCacctttttcttttctgcaaatCACTTAGCCCACCTTGGTTTTGCACCGTTTGGATCAGGGCTAACAACACTTTCCATCTGTTGGTTCTTTAATCCATTAGGCCTAATTAATTGATAGACAATTAGACATAGTCCTGTTACGATAGCCATATCTGCATCTTGTATGTTTATTAGGCAAGCATATCTGCACTTGAAACAAGAAGCAGCTGGTAATGAATTAGGAATATGCAAATTAATTTATTCGTAGTTGGAATGTTATATCTGCTCTAGGTTCCAAACAACAATGATGTTATTCAATGTTACCTTAAATCTGTAGTTGGAAGACTGTAGATTATGGTATAGTGTACTGATATGTGTTATTTTACCCTGTGTGCTAGCCTTCGCTCCAAAATTATGTCCATGAGATGCATCCATTCCAGAAACCTTCTAATGGTCCTCAATTAACTTCTCGAAAAAGAGCAATTCCCGCCTTCTATGATGACTTGGATAAAGTCAGTAATAAACCTGGTTCTCGTCATGACAAAAAGTTGAAGGATGAAGATGTGACATCAGAACAAATTTTTCCTGTTTTGTCCATTCGTAATGAAAACAATGAAATTATTCATAAGCAAGGAACAGCATTGGCATTGAGGTCTGGGTTGTCCCTTCCTTCACTTCCACAAGTGGCGGCATTTGGCTCTCTGAGTTCATCTACACTTGCTCCAAGCTGTCATCTTGAACAATCATCTTCTGAGATGATTATTGTACCCTCTATGGCACAAAGTCGACAGATTCAGGCATCTCTATTTGGAGGTTTTGGTGAACCAAGACCTGTCCCACAGGGCCCACTATTAGGAACGCGGTCACTTGGCTCAGATTTTCGCATCATTGAAGGGTCAAAAAATGCATTAAGTGGTCAGGGTAACCAATCAACTGTTGGAACTGGGACTGAACTGTCCAGGCAAATGGAGAAATGTGTTTCTTCTCAAACAACAGTGGCTCTAGGGGAGAACCCTGAAACTGTGAGTTGTTACTTTTAATACAACCCCTTAATTCTACCAGTCCTAACATCATTCGAAATATCATTTGTTCTTATTTTCCTTTACATTTGTAAATACTAGATACAGCCAATGAAAGGGATAGCTGCTCCTGCTAAAGCTACTGAGGAAGACAGTAAGTTTCAGACTGTTTAACGTatattggtactccctccgtccagaaatacttgtcggagaaatggatcaaaatggatgtacctaaaactgaaatatgtctagatacatccatttctccgacaagtattttcggacggagggagtacaacatacaCTGCAAATACTAACTAGCAAATTTCTTGCAGTGTCTGAACTGCCTAATGATTTGACTGCTGGGTGTGAAACACTTCCAGAAATGGATGAGCTGAGTTGTATTGACCCGACATCACGAAAGGACATCGGAGGTATGCCTTCTGATTCCTAAAAGTTAGCAATGCGCGCTGATTACAGCAAAGTCCACTACACTTTCACTATGTTATTACATTTCCACTACACTACACTTCCATTTCCAGGTTCACAAGCAGGTGGAAGAGATGATCTTGAGCAAGGGGGCTACACAGGTGAAGCACATGATTCTTGCTGTCCCTTGTCGGAATCAGCAGCTGTGCATGAGAGTATCATGGACACGAATGGCCGGATTTCAGAACCCTTGGCAAGCCAGCATCTTCCATTTGTGAAGACCTCCCCAATGTGGGCACACCTTGAGGGACTGGAAATATTCAGGAAAGCACCACAGCGACCAAATTTCCATCAGTTCGAGCAGCATGGTCAAGAGGTCTGTGAAGGACTGGCATTAGGTTTGATGTTCTCTTTTGCTATTTTAGCAGAGAGCATAAACAGTCTGAATGCTCTGGACGATAGTAGACTACTCGAGCAGAAGATGACGGGCCTTGCTTTGCTTGAGGCAGATGGTTTTGATGTCAAGGACCTGAGAGCACGCGTGGAAACAATGCTCCATGCAAATAATAGTTGCGCTGAACTACAGGATTCCATCAGAAAGCTGGAGGAGAAGATTGCTCACAAAGAAACCAAGGACCGAGAACTTGGCACGCAAGTTCGGTCGCTGGCTATGGCTGTCCATCATCACGATCTACATGCCTATCTGATGCGCATCGTCATGCGGTCTGCCATCACGCAGAAGATGAACAATGCTATGGAGATCTCAAGGCTCAAGAC
Above is a window of Triticum aestivum cultivar Chinese Spring chromosome 6B, IWGSC CS RefSeq v2.1, whole genome shotgun sequence DNA encoding:
- the LOC123137031 gene encoding uncharacterized protein translates to MGRGRPKRRPPKPFESSEDEAFLMPIGAAVEVRRDDPGFAGSFYEATVASHLLSDGGHRRYTVAYSTLLGEEAEPLRETAATANVRPRPPPEEREFVIHEMVEAFNSDGWWAGVVAAVVPPTVTGDRRRRAYRVTFPTLRETLQFEERDMRPHRVFQGGRWVPAAEVGKGSPLFSEGHQVEVSHFARNFSGSWNPATVLKVIGATHFLVQYMHIGKDDEPATEILDSQYIRPSRDITNMDSRYRFSPASHVEVLHEGGWWPAIIVKVLGSEINKYVVNLKNPKTDMDDVEPVDVLTVESTQLRPRFDWDGKNWVRCLKKPSLQNYVHEMHPFQKPSNGPQLTSRKRAIPAFYDDLDKVSNKPGSRHDKKLKDEDVTSEQIFPVLSIRNENNEIIHKQGTALALRSGLSLPSLPQVAAFGSLSSSTLAPSCHLEQSSSEMIIVPSMAQSRQIQASLFGGFGEPRPVPQGPLLGTRSLGSDFRIIEGSKNALSGQGNQSTVGTGTELSRQMEKCVSSQTTVALGENPETIQPMKGIAAPAKATEEDMSELPNDLTAGCETLPEMDELSCIDPTSRKDIGGSQAGGRDDLEQGGYTGEAHDSCCPLSESAAVHESIMDTNGRISEPLASQHLPFVKTSPMWAHLEGLEIFRKAPQRPNFHQFEQHGQEVCEGLALGLMFSFAILAESINSLNALDDSRLLEQKMTGLALLEADGFDVKDLRARVETMLHANNSCAELQDSIRKLEEKIAHKETKDRELGTQVRSLAMAVHHHDLHAYLMRIVMRSAITQKMNNAMEISRLKTEANKLKRSCLSNTIVVPR